Below is a genomic region from Brachionichthys hirsutus isolate HB-005 unplaced genomic scaffold, CSIRO-AGI_Bhir_v1 contig_457, whole genome shotgun sequence.
CACAGAGTACAGCGAGCCTCACGAGAGTCGCACCAACACAGACATCCTGGAGGTACTTGTCCGTGCTGCTCGTGAAAGAGTCACTAGACGGTAAAGCTTGATTTAGAAACGCACTGCAAAGCAGGAATGCAGGttgtaaatacacaaacaatcACAGCTGTCACAGGCAACCTGCGCTATTGCTGAGCATTCCATTTCCTATGTGCGCCTTCTATCCCAGACTCTGAGGAGGAAGGGCCTCAGCCTCGAAGGCTCAGAGATCGACAGTGAAGACAGCACGCAGGTGGCCGTGGATAAATATCCTCTTGGCGAGGGTATGGATCTCTCTGCTCGCCAGCGCTTCCACGtcagtcctcacacacacttcaaCTGAGCTTGTTTTATATTCTTCTTATTCTCATCACATTGATGAAATTAAGCACATCAGACTTGATTGGATATTTTTCAACAATTTGTACactttccctgtttttttttatttgaatatacATGTATTGAAGGGATTGTTGCTTTTACTCTTCAGTCTCAATCGCTTCTCCCACTGGAAGCCCAGTTCCTGGTGTCTGCTGGCTGTGAGAATGGTTTCCCCAACTCCTCTGCATCCTGCATGGCGCCCCACAGACCTCCTGGCTTTAAGTCTCTGAGCTCCAGACCGGGTGCTGCTAGTCCTGCTGCACCAAATGCATTCATGTCTCAACATCCAGGTGAGTCGAGCCATTTAATGTTCCTCGACTAAATGAAATTACTTTATATGTCTTCGTCATAGAGTGAAAGATTTGGTTCACGATTTGTTCACGTCGATGACGACGTTTCTTTTTGCAGAGCCTTCAAATAAGGCCTTAGGTCAACTAAAACCGTAAAAACTAAAAGATGTACAAAATACGAACGTTATCAAAGCTGTTAGACGTCACCATCATACAGAATAGACAATGAGCTGAATTATTTAATACCTAATGTTCAGCAATATGCCTTTATGCAGATGAGTAATATTTGATTGCAATGCAATTAAATCAAAACCCATTataatgttttgcttttataATTAGAAATAAAGCATTATCTGATCTCTCCTTCTAGAGAGACCTGTATACAGAAAATCAATGAAAAATATTGAATAAAATCCATATAATGAACAAttagacattttaaaaaaagaaaattaaataatcaatattaaGTTTGAAAGTCCATTAAATGTTTGTGGGGTCATAATATGTGCTCGCtgtaaaatgcacacatttcgACCGACAGTTGACCTTATAAGCAGTTGGTAGTGAGCTCACAGGaagtggtctgtgtgtgtgtgtgtgtgtgtgtgtgtgtgtgtgtgtgattttttattttgatttttaccGACAGAAACAGGAGGTGATGGATGCATCACAGAGGATTCATTATTCCTCTGTGGCTGGAAACAAGCTTGCATCTcctttcacttcctgctcctctcgTTTGCTGCATTAGGTATCGGCTACTCCGTGTTCTCCCGCAGCAGCCTGAGTCACGCTCTGGACGTGAAAAGCCCCCCTCCGCTGAGCCTGGGTGGCGAGAACCTACGGGCAGATGCTGCTAATCCGTGCATGGGGGCCACGCGTGTTAACCACAGCTCTGCTGTAAGTTAGTGTCTTCCACTAAACAATTTACTGATAGGTTATTGAACCTGTGACCTATGACCCAGTAGACCTATATGTTCATAATTTATAATGTTGTGTTGCTATTTTATGTTAGATTATATCACTTTATCACCTGATATCTTCCCAGTTTAACCATTTCTCTTTCCTTGTTTGCCAGAGGGGGGTCTTGTACCAGGGCATGCACACTGGCAGCTCCATGGTAGCCATGGGCAAAGCGGGGGTGCTGGGTCACAGCGTGGGGGGTTACGGTCTGCCCTCCCCTGGATCCTCTGGTACGTTTGATGCATAGCAGATTTTATATGGTAACTTAATATAAATAGTATTTAATAAGAGTCCAGAACTGAagccagatttaaaaaaaaaaggtctagAAGAGAAGTTCAAGGTTGTGGGAAATCTGCCAATCTGCTTTCCCTCTCATAATTACATTGTTGTATCCGTCTGTGGCTTCAAGCTTGCAGTGCAGCTATAAGggttatatatttaaaaaatatttatttgcaaaAAATATCAAACTGCACTCTTAAAGTGAAGATATTATAGTCTGTCTTCCTGGGATTGTGGCTAATATTTTAAATTCTATCCATGTCTTTCGTTCTAGATTACAGTCAACCTGGTTTTTATCACTCGGTTAGTCTTCAGCGAGGGGCAGCGAACCCCTGGCAGCCATCGCAGTCACCTCAGGAGCCCCACGGGATTCATATAAGCACAGGGTCAGAACAGCAATACGTAATATCACACCTCCGTATGAATGAAATGTGGAATCACGGCAATCTAatccacacacacttttatatttttttccacttccGTTGTGCAATGCTTGGATTGATCCGATCTTCACCAGAAGGAAAACGTTCCCATTTTATATTTACAGTTCACACTTATCACAGTCCTGCATACCAGGCAGCCATATAATAGTTAGCATTGATAACCTGTGTCCAACACTCAAATGCAAACTACACCTGATAAACAGACAGAACAAACAacgaaaatgaaaagaaaattacaCAATGGtcatatatataaacaaaacaaattatatatatataatgaaaatacattttcactgaTTATAACTGTGTTATTACATATTTGTTGGTTATAACTGCATCTGATACAAATAAGACATAACTGACGAACTCAGGcgctctgtgtttttgtttccaggATGCCCGGTGGCGggtgctccttctcctcccagtCATGCTCCCCACACTCGCCACATTTGCTCTCCCTCAACCTCACAATCAAATCAGAGCGTAGCTCTCCTGAGCACATGCCTCTGTCCACCCCCCCGACGAGCAACCCCGATTCTGATCGCCATACCCCCCTAGAAGCCCGGCCAGCCAGCGATCCGAAGGAGTTTGCTGAAGCTGGCTACCAGCAGGATGAAGAGCAAGGGGAGGAGCTACCGATGAGCGATGGGTGGCAGAGATAGTTGGGTGCTGCAGTCTCCATCTCCATCTACTATTCAATCAGCTATCTTTATCGAATCCAGTTGTCtcgttctctctcacacacacacacacacacacacacacacagggttgaTCTTTGCTCATCATCCCAgagtctctcttcctctcctcacagAGCTGGTCTCTCCTGGCTGATGGAGAATTTCTCTGCATCGTTCAATTGATCCCACgagaacacacacattattgttTGGTTAGCAGTAGTTTTCTGCGCGGAGCTAATGTGAGGATATGGGATGGTTTTGGAAACACATTTAGCAGAAAATCTATTTAGGGGCCAGTATAGACAAATACAtcaaaaaataaagctgcttcAGTGCATTGATTCAAGACAGACTTGAAATTGTATCGTTTAAAATTCTGGGCATCCATTTGTCTCAGGGAGTTGATGAGGGTTTTTGTTGGGAAGTAGTAAATTGATTATTTCCGTATTTATTATAGTTAGGTGTGCGTTTTAGTCTGGTTATTCCTCCACAGCTTCGAGTCTAGTTTAATCCGTTTACTTTACTTCACCCAAAACAAAAGCTATGGCATTCTAATTCAACTAGAGACCAAAGTGTTTTAACATCGTCCCAAAGTATTGCGATCAAAGATATCACATTTCTCTATACTGactctaatttaatttaaatagcaaaaataaatggtgTCTTCTATTTTTCTCTAAAGGGCTTCATTTAGTAAATGCATTCTGCAGATATTGAGCTTTATTGCAATTTCtgtcttaaaatatttttggattACGTATATGAGACACTGTAAGGAGCAAGTCTAATTATTTATTGGATATTTCATAAAAACCCACATATTGCAATTTTTTATtaggaatatttgtttttattatatccCAGTCTATTTTGATATGTATTTTAGTTTTGCATGTTTATATTTGGCTCTGTGAATAACAAGATATTAAAGTTTGAATGAATTTCCCTTTTTTCTCCACATGGGGTCGTCATATGTCAGACTGTGGTTGGATACGGCTGGAAAACGCAGAACATCTAATTAATGTGTATGAGAAGAGAGTCAGTGATTCTTCCTGAAAACCTCTACAAAGAAATCAAAACAGAATCAGTGGAGGTCAGCATTCAGGTTCTGCCTTGGAATCAGCTCACtacattttttcaatttcaTAAATCTGTCCAATTATTTTACCATCAAAAGCCCCTTTTCAGAGTTGTATTATACCATTGTCATGTGGGATTGAgcagcaccccccctccccccccccccccacacacacacacacacacacacacacacacacacacacacacaatcctccaGGGAAGGCATATTCAAGCAGGAACAACATCCTGACATGagactgaaaatgttttattgaaccACACAAAAAGCACTTAAAGCTCAAAGTTCACTcagaaaatcaaaacaaaagcGACATTTTCATATGACCTTCACAGTAACATGACTTCAGAGCCCTCAATTCAAATACACAAACTAAAACATTAGTCGTTGCAAAACTAAAGAGCTGAAATCAGCAATTAAGACAACTAAAAATGCTGCCAGTGAGTAGTGTTAGTAAAAGAAAGTGAGTATAGAAAGCTCAAACACAAAGGTTTTTAGGGATTACTTTATCTAACTCACTCTAAATATGAAGATCCCTGAGCTCCCAGGCACTTGGGAATTATGTAGGAAACTAAGGATGCAAGCAACAACTCTTCAGCCCAGCCCTTCTTGATTAGAACTCCACTACGTACTAGCAATCGAAATGTTACAGCagaaaaatactttaaaaagaaaatatttagcaCTCTTGAATCGGTTCTTTCAGGGACAAAAAGTCCCgaacataaaacaacaacacgtacACAGTAATACAGCAGTACTGCTTATCCTGGTACCAGTTAAACATCTCATACACAGCATTTAATGAAGCAGCTTTAGAATCACTTtaactttttttggggggagggtcCAGCCAGGTGTCTGCTTTGGGTTTGACCCAGGTCAGATGAACCAGAATGAACAGCTGGAAGTGGTGACAAGCGGAGGAGCGCCGGTTCCATTCCCTCTGGGGACAACGTATGCAGTGATCGCATACCTTTTGCACTTCAGGTCATTTCACTTCTTCTTTATGGCTCTTAGAAGTGTCACatctgcttcagcagcagcaggtgaaacTGAGTGCAACGCTCACAATGGCCTCGCAATGAGAACCGAAATCCTTGCGAGTGACGGTAGTCATGGGCGGCGCCAGGGAGGGGCCTGGTGGTGCTCCAGCTACTTTTGCAGGGACCAGTTCTCTCTGTACATTTGTATTATTGATACTAGTAGCCCACTGGTAGCCCAAAGTCATTGAGGGCAGCAAAGCGGCCAATACTGCAACAGACGCCGCTCATCACTTGTTTTCTCAACACACCGAGAAGAAGGTGCGTCCTGCGTGTACCCAAGTGGTTTTGCTCAAACGCCCCCTTTGCAGTCTTGCAGCTTTCCTTTGATGTGCAGAACAAGCTGGGTTGCGTTGCAGGAACGTCCATCATTTAGTTCTGCATAAGATACTGGTGGAAGTAAACGCCAAACAGCGAGGCGAGGACCTGGCAGGCCGCGACCCACCAGGTGAGGAAGGCGAAGACACCTCGGAAGAAAATTGGAGTGAGGACAGTCCGCAGTGCTGAGAAGGCACCTGACAGGCGCGCTACGGTGGCCTGGATgtcctcctccatgtcctctgctccttcttcttcatcaaGACCACCGGGCAGGACAGGCGCTTCCGCGGGGATCACTAGTGCCGGGGTGACTCCAGGAATCTCCTCCACAGGCGCCCCCCAGGAGAAGTCCCCTATGAGATTAGTGGAGATCAATCATTATAGAGCAGGGGTGGATGATTATTATTGAAACACTTGAAAAATTAATCAATCATtgaatgagacaaaaaaacaatatattttaccACTCTTAAGTCAGACCCAGCTAACAGCTAATCAAGAGAATGTTCCCAAAAATACTAAACTATTGCTACTG
It encodes:
- the LOC137916339 gene encoding myocyte-specific enhancer factor 2B-like; its protein translation is MGRRKIQISRIVDQRNRQVTFTKRKFGLMKKAYELSVLCDCEIALIIFNSTNRLFQYASTDMDKVLLKYTEYSEPHESRTNTDILETLRRKGLSLEGSEIDSEDSTQVAVDKYPLGEGMDLSARQRFHSQSLLPLEAQFLVSAGCENGFPNSSASCMAPHRPPGFKSLSSRPGAASPAAPNAFMSQHPGIGYSVFSRSSLSHALDVKSPPPLSLGGENLRADAANPCMGATRVNHSSARGVLYQGMHTGSSMVAMGKAGVLGHSVGGYGLPSPGSSDYSQPGFYHSVSLQRGAANPWQPSQSPQEPHGIHISTGMPGGGCSFSSQSCSPHSPHLLSLNLTIKSERSSPEHMPLSTPPTSNPDSDRHTPLEARPASDPKEFAEAGYQQDEEQGEELPMSDGWQR